A window of the Deltaproteobacteria bacterium genome harbors these coding sequences:
- a CDS encoding SDR family oxidoreductase — protein sequence MKSVIVTGASSGIGLATAKKFHSENYFVFLLARSQKRLQEVNHLLPHSEIITCDLTDFNQIDQAIEKTSKTITNKGLTLEVLINNAGIFQRKPFVDQSINEWMDVFRVNLMGPIYLTQKVIPFFMKQKKGSIMMVSSTLGLKTSPQTGAYSASKASLNSLTQCLALELAEYNIRCNAIAPGIVETPIHGFDKMDSKKKLETLNLYNPLQPLGRIGTPEEIANSIFFLASDQSSWTTGAIHVVDGGINLL from the coding sequence TTGAAAAGTGTGATTGTTACCGGAGCCAGCAGTGGGATAGGCCTAGCTACAGCTAAAAAATTTCATTCAGAAAATTATTTCGTGTTTCTTTTGGCGAGATCACAAAAGAGATTACAAGAAGTTAACCATCTTTTACCCCATTCAGAAATCATAACTTGTGATCTAACTGACTTTAATCAAATAGATCAAGCCATTGAAAAGACATCAAAAACCATCACTAACAAAGGCTTAACCCTGGAAGTTTTAATTAATAATGCAGGGATATTTCAGAGAAAACCTTTTGTGGATCAATCCATTAACGAATGGATGGATGTTTTTAGAGTTAACTTGATGGGCCCGATTTACTTAACACAAAAAGTAATTCCTTTTTTTATGAAGCAAAAAAAGGGTTCTATTATGATGGTCTCTTCCACTCTTGGACTAAAAACCTCCCCACAAACCGGAGCTTATTCTGCTTCTAAAGCCTCTCTGAATAGCCTAACCCAATGCCTAGCCTTAGAGCTAGCTGAATACAACATCCGCTGTAATGCGATTGCCCCTGGAATTGTGGAAACACCTATTCACGGTTTTGACAAAATGGATTCTAAGAAAAAATTAGAAACTCTTAATTTGTATAACCCTTTGCAGCCCTTAGGACGAATTGGAACCCCCGAAGAAATAGCCAATTCCATATTCTTTTTGGCCAGTGATCAAAGTTCTTGGACTACCGGCGCCATTCATGTCGTTGATGGAGGAATCAATTTACTATGA
- a CDS encoding acyl-CoA dehydrogenase produces MSEMKHSPLTLLSEDESAFREAVRAFAESEIKPLVTQMDADAQMPESLIKKFFEMGLMAIETPEKWGGSGSTFTMACLAVEELGRVDGSVSVLVDVQNTLTTNAFLKWGSPYLQEKYLPKLAKDSIGAYALSESSSGSDAFALKLKAELKGDKYILNGTKLWITNAAVADVFIVFANIDLSKGYKGITAFIVEKSFPGFKIGKKEDKLGIRASSTCELLFENCEVPVKNILGEVGKGYKIAIETLNEGRIGIGAQMIGIAQGAYEATLNYVKSREQFGKSISEFQGVQFQLADMRISLEAARLMVYNAARLKDAGADFVESAAMAKYYASKAAEKISSMAIDLFGGNGFTKEYPVEKFWRDAKIGQIYEGTSNMQLQTIAKIELSR; encoded by the coding sequence ATGTCTGAAATGAAACATTCCCCACTCACTTTACTTTCCGAAGATGAATCCGCCTTCAGAGAAGCTGTTAGGGCTTTTGCAGAAAGCGAAATCAAACCCCTTGTAACTCAAATGGATGCGGACGCTCAGATGCCAGAGAGTTTAATTAAAAAATTTTTTGAAATGGGTTTAATGGCGATTGAAACCCCTGAAAAATGGGGAGGTTCTGGCTCCACTTTTACGATGGCCTGCTTAGCTGTTGAAGAATTAGGTCGCGTTGATGGCTCTGTGTCTGTTCTTGTAGATGTTCAAAACACCCTCACTACGAATGCTTTTTTAAAATGGGGCAGCCCTTACCTTCAAGAAAAATATTTACCCAAATTAGCTAAAGATTCCATCGGAGCCTATGCTTTATCTGAAAGTTCAAGTGGTTCCGATGCTTTTGCCTTAAAACTCAAAGCAGAACTTAAAGGTGACAAGTATATTTTAAATGGAACAAAATTATGGATTACAAATGCCGCTGTTGCCGATGTTTTTATTGTTTTTGCTAATATAGATCTCTCTAAAGGTTACAAAGGGATCACTGCCTTTATAGTTGAAAAATCATTTCCTGGTTTTAAAATTGGCAAGAAGGAAGACAAGTTAGGAATTCGTGCGAGCTCAACTTGCGAGCTTTTGTTTGAAAACTGTGAGGTTCCCGTTAAAAACATCTTAGGAGAAGTTGGCAAAGGTTATAAAATAGCCATTGAAACTCTTAATGAAGGTCGTATCGGCATCGGCGCTCAAATGATTGGCATTGCCCAAGGTGCTTATGAGGCCACTTTAAATTATGTTAAATCCAGAGAGCAATTTGGAAAATCCATCAGCGAGTTTCAAGGGGTCCAATTTCAATTAGCGGATATGAGGATTTCTTTAGAGGCAGCAAGACTCATGGTCTACAATGCCGCTAGACTTAAAGATGCAGGTGCTGATTTTGTAGAGTCCGCGGCTATGGCAAAATATTATGCTTCAAAAGCCGCAGAAAAGATTTCATCTATGGCCATTGATTTATTTGGCGGGAATGGATTTACTAAAGAATACCCGGTGGAAAAATTTTGGCGAGACGCCAAAATTGGACAAATTTACGAAGGAACCAGCAACATGCAATTACAAACCATAGCAAAAATTGAACTTTCCAGGTAG
- a CDS encoding site-2 protease family protein: protein MDIMQIIANIFLIFFPFLFALCFHEFAHGWVAKQKGDRTAEMMGRLTLNPLVHMDIVGTLILPLISIFSISQGGPSFFFGWAKPVPVSIRNLKNPRKDMFWIALAGPLSNLLLAFISSFFYVFVMLKVDSGMQDVLKKIFTMFIITNVSLAVFNMIPLHPLDGGKVLARFLPAQINYKLEQNEHLSGLILLFIFMSGLGAIIAFPVQWVTRMLINVAVLVLAR, encoded by the coding sequence ATGGACATAATGCAGATTATTGCTAATATTTTTTTGATTTTCTTTCCTTTTTTATTCGCGCTTTGCTTTCACGAATTTGCCCATGGTTGGGTGGCGAAACAAAAAGGGGATAGGACCGCCGAAATGATGGGAAGGCTGACCTTGAATCCGTTGGTTCACATGGATATCGTCGGTACCCTCATCCTTCCATTGATCTCCATTTTTTCAATATCTCAGGGAGGTCCTTCGTTCTTTTTTGGCTGGGCAAAACCAGTGCCCGTTTCTATAAGAAACCTTAAAAACCCAAGAAAAGATATGTTTTGGATTGCTTTAGCGGGGCCGCTTTCTAATTTGCTTTTGGCGTTTATCTCTTCCTTTTTTTATGTGTTTGTTATGTTGAAAGTTGATTCTGGCATGCAAGATGTTTTGAAAAAGATTTTTACAATGTTTATAATTACAAATGTGTCCTTGGCAGTTTTTAATATGATCCCCTTGCATCCTTTGGATGGGGGGAAAGTTTTAGCTCGATTTCTTCCCGCACAGATTAATTATAAACTCGAGCAAAACGAACATCTTTCGGGATTGATTTTGCTTTTTATTTTTATGTCGGGACTGGGAGCTATCATTGCTTTTCCCGTACAATGGGTAACCCGAATGTTAATCAATGTGGCCGTTCTTGTTTTAGCACGATAA